One part of the Ornithodoros turicata isolate Travis chromosome 2, ASM3712646v1, whole genome shotgun sequence genome encodes these proteins:
- the LOC135384395 gene encoding uncharacterized protein LOC135384395 codes for MEWLRNQLQLAADVAGLTAAKNQATYAWQYNRKAKPKSFNVGDQVLVFNSRKILLAVFLAISKMKWSLHCLVEAPPKFVHRVIKRRTVHANHVREYHARVGHVGVVFQDDDEFGTVVHAPSLRDLEQTSLPDIATRHLDKGRAKQIHDIFASFPNLSRQTPGVAAIRKHKVVLKKGLTPTKVYPYRVPEALREEVQKQIHVLLKQGFIYAVNSPFIHPVACVAKKDGTMRLCVDYRHLSAGTVNNAFPMAQQQELIFRVGRAKFFTLIDLMRVTKPHGRG; via the coding sequence ATGGAGTGGTTGAGAAATCAGTTACAACTCGCCGCCGATGTGGCCGGGCTCACTGCCGCGAAGAATCAAGCTACGTACGCGTGGCAGTACAACAGGAAAGCGAAGCCGAAGAGCTTTAACGTCGGCGATCAGGTTCTGGTTTTCAACTCTAGAAAAATACTGCTAGCAGTATTTCTAGCTATTTCCAAAATGAAATGGTCCTTACACTGTCTTGTCGAAGCACCGCCCAAATTCGTGCATCGTGTTATAAAGCGCCGGACGGTGCACGCCAACCATGTCAGGGAGTACCACGCGCGCGTCGGGCACGTTGGGGTAGTGTTTCAAGACGACGACGAATTCGGCACGGTGGTACACGCACCATCTTTGCGCGATCTCGAGCAAACTAGCCTACCGGATATCGCCACGCGGCACTTAGACAAAGGACGCGCGAAGCAAATCCACGACATTTTCGCGTCGTTCCCTAATTTGTCCCGGCAGACCCCGGGAGTCGCGGCGATTCGGAAACACAAGGTTGTGCTTAAGAAAGGGCTCACACCGACGAAAGTGTACCCGTATCGAGTGCCGGAGGCGCTGCGGGAAGAGGTTCAAAAACAGATACATGTGCTGCTCAAACAGGGCTTCATCTATGCGGTTAACAGTCCTTTCATACATCCGGTAGCATGCGTCGCAAAAAAGGATGGCACGATGAGACTGTGCGTAGACTACCGCCATTTAAGTGCCGGCACCGTTAACAACGCTTTCCCCATGGCGCAGCAACAAGAGCTCATATTCAGGGTGGGCCGCGCCAAGTTCTTCACGCTGATCGACCTCATGCGAGTGACAAAGCCCCATGGCAGAGGATAG